In Amycolatopsis coloradensis, one genomic interval encodes:
- a CDS encoding ATP-binding protein translates to MISIAEHPVPGTWVLDLRATTPRALPDMRAWVVRCLPDLGEKHLDDVLLAATELVANAYVHGGGARHIQLWRGVTPCAVRIEVADVSVEQPRARCSQIEDPRGRGLLVVDGVAVQWGVRREPVRGGKIVWAHIRCDGRCPEAPPRVRTRRSRN, encoded by the coding sequence ATGATCAGTATCGCGGAGCATCCGGTGCCGGGAACCTGGGTGCTTGACCTGCGAGCCACGACGCCACGGGCGTTGCCGGACATGCGTGCCTGGGTGGTCAGATGCCTTCCCGATCTCGGCGAGAAGCATCTCGACGACGTTCTGCTGGCGGCGACGGAACTCGTCGCCAACGCGTACGTGCACGGGGGTGGCGCGCGCCACATCCAGCTGTGGCGTGGCGTGACACCCTGCGCGGTGCGCATCGAGGTCGCGGACGTCAGTGTCGAGCAACCCCGGGCGCGGTGTTCGCAGATCGAGGATCCCCGCGGCCGCGGGCTGCTCGTCGTCGACGGGGTGGCGGTGCAGTGGGGCGTCCGGCGTGAGCCGGTGCGGGGCGGGAAGATCGTCTGGGCGCACATCCGGTGCGACGGCCGTTGTCCGGAAGCGCCCCCGCGCGTGCGCACGAGGCGCTCCCGGAACTGA
- a CDS encoding TetR/AcrR family transcriptional regulator, protein MIHDMGGKYHHGDLRAELVRVSLDLIAEQGLGAFSVAEVARRAKVSPGAPYRHFPDKESLLAAIAATVACQLADRVQEAIEAESDPVAALAAAAGAYTEYLIERRAGMNIIYSDGLQGPEHATLHEQTRRLTDQFVMLCLTVADRPQDGLELMEQLFTQAHGYGTFYLDGVFTKQGYSTEVVVRKSVEAARAAIEGRTKMRPD, encoded by the coding sequence GTGATCCACGACATGGGCGGCAAGTACCATCACGGCGACCTCCGCGCCGAACTCGTGCGGGTCTCGCTGGACCTGATCGCCGAACAGGGGCTCGGCGCGTTCTCGGTCGCCGAGGTCGCCAGGCGCGCGAAAGTCAGCCCGGGGGCGCCCTATCGACACTTCCCGGACAAGGAGAGCCTGCTGGCCGCGATCGCGGCCACCGTCGCCTGCCAGCTGGCCGACAGGGTGCAAGAAGCCATCGAGGCCGAGAGCGACCCCGTCGCCGCACTCGCCGCGGCCGCCGGCGCGTACACGGAATACCTCATCGAACGCCGGGCAGGGATGAACATCATCTACTCGGACGGCCTCCAGGGGCCCGAGCACGCCACCCTGCACGAGCAGACCCGCCGCCTGACCGACCAGTTCGTCATGCTCTGCCTGACCGTCGCGGACCGGCCGCAGGACGGGCTCGAACTGATGGAGCAGCTGTTCACTCAGGCGCACGGCTACGGCACGTTCTATCTCGATGGCGTCTTCACGAAACAGGGCTACTCCACGGAAGTCGTCGTCCGGAAGTCGGTAGAGGCCGCCCGCGCCGCCATCGAAGGCCGCACGAAAATGCGACCTGATTAA
- a CDS encoding YhgE/Pip domain-containing protein codes for MPRFFTGSARATAFGPLTWKTWLGIVLVPVIVALGLAWAFWSPDGDHGAAKAAVVNNDEPVTVNGQVIPLGRELAGNLVHGEDSAYTWVLTDAEDAKEGISDGTYSAVVTIPPDFSAQATSTTGKPLDAKQAIMRVETSQRTGLVDPVASREVANATLTALNRQIVETYVDNLYVGFSSIHQQLVTAADGGDQLVVGLRQLSDGTGKLAAGAGELAGGAGKLSGAAGQLADGARKLANGTGQLADGSGRLSSGLTQAEKDTAQLPRLTRELADGAQQVANGNKQLADKISPLADKVVRIIDALPTAGDSARKFAELAQKCEQDTKFCADLKAASEKLTADAAILDGKRAEIRDAVVRTKKAVQDLSAGSQKVADGNKQLADRSKDLAGGIGTAAAGARKLDAGVKAADSGARQLADGSGQLAGGATTLSTGAGELATGARTAADGAERAESGASELAKGLDDGRGKVPDYTQAERDHLKQVAATPAIADTAGSGTFGEGAVALILVLALWVCALATYQVIQAVPPSVLTTREPSWRIILAAAVPGATLAVLTALILTGVFWAFLGLSFGKAVTLLVLLVLAAGTFTVVNQALVAIFKRPGRFAALAILVLTVGASLISTVPGFFGTVLGILPTNGALVALRSLLTGTDGLASGIVQLVVWLGIGTLAMILVTDRRRSLPGRELRLA; via the coding sequence ATGCCCCGCTTCTTCACCGGCTCCGCCCGTGCCACCGCCTTCGGCCCGCTGACCTGGAAGACCTGGCTCGGGATCGTGCTCGTCCCGGTGATCGTCGCACTCGGTCTGGCGTGGGCGTTCTGGTCGCCCGACGGCGACCATGGCGCGGCCAAGGCCGCCGTGGTCAACAACGACGAGCCGGTGACCGTGAACGGCCAGGTGATCCCGCTCGGCCGCGAGCTGGCCGGAAATCTCGTGCATGGCGAGGATTCCGCGTACACCTGGGTGCTCACCGACGCCGAGGACGCGAAGGAAGGCATCTCCGACGGGACGTATTCGGCGGTCGTCACCATCCCGCCGGACTTCTCCGCACAGGCCACGTCGACGACCGGGAAGCCGCTCGACGCGAAGCAGGCGATCATGCGCGTCGAAACATCGCAGCGCACCGGCCTCGTCGACCCGGTGGCGAGCCGGGAAGTCGCGAACGCGACGCTCACCGCGCTGAACCGCCAGATCGTCGAGACCTATGTGGACAATCTGTACGTCGGATTCTCGTCGATTCACCAGCAGCTCGTGACCGCGGCCGACGGCGGCGATCAGCTCGTCGTCGGGCTGCGCCAGTTGTCCGACGGAACCGGGAAACTGGCCGCGGGAGCGGGAGAACTCGCCGGTGGGGCGGGAAAGCTCAGCGGTGCGGCCGGTCAGCTGGCGGACGGCGCCCGTAAGCTCGCGAACGGCACCGGGCAGCTCGCCGACGGCTCCGGCCGGTTGTCGTCGGGGCTGACCCAGGCGGAGAAGGACACCGCGCAACTGCCCCGGTTGACCAGAGAACTGGCCGACGGGGCGCAGCAGGTCGCGAACGGCAACAAGCAGCTGGCCGACAAGATCTCGCCGCTGGCGGACAAGGTCGTGCGGATCATCGACGCGCTGCCCACGGCGGGCGATTCGGCGCGGAAGTTCGCCGAGCTGGCGCAGAAGTGCGAGCAGGACACCAAGTTCTGCGCCGATCTGAAGGCCGCTTCGGAAAAGCTCACGGCCGATGCCGCGATCCTCGACGGCAAACGCGCCGAGATCCGCGACGCCGTCGTGCGGACGAAGAAGGCGGTGCAAGACCTTTCGGCGGGCTCCCAGAAGGTCGCCGACGGCAACAAGCAGCTCGCGGACAGGTCGAAGGACCTCGCGGGCGGCATCGGCACCGCGGCCGCCGGTGCGCGGAAACTCGACGCCGGCGTCAAGGCCGCAGACTCGGGTGCGCGGCAGCTCGCCGACGGGTCCGGTCAGCTCGCCGGTGGCGCGACCACCCTGTCGACCGGCGCGGGTGAACTCGCCACCGGTGCCCGCACCGCCGCCGATGGCGCCGAGCGCGCCGAATCCGGCGCGTCCGAGTTGGCCAAGGGCCTCGACGACGGCCGGGGCAAGGTGCCCGACTACACCCAGGCCGAACGCGATCACCTCAAACAGGTCGCCGCCACGCCCGCGATCGCCGACACCGCGGGCTCGGGAACGTTCGGCGAAGGCGCGGTGGCGCTGATCCTCGTGCTGGCGCTGTGGGTGTGCGCGCTGGCGACGTACCAGGTGATCCAGGCGGTGCCGCCGAGCGTGCTCACCACCCGCGAACCGAGCTGGCGGATCATCCTCGCCGCGGCCGTCCCCGGTGCGACGCTGGCGGTGCTGACCGCGTTGATCCTGACCGGGGTGTTCTGGGCGTTCCTCGGCCTGAGTTTCGGAAAGGCCGTGACCCTGCTGGTGCTCCTTGTCCTCGCGGCGGGGACGTTCACCGTGGTGAACCAAGCGCTGGTGGCGATCTTCAAACGCCCTGGCCGTTTCGCCGCCCTCGCGATTCTCGTGCTCACTGTCGGCGCTTCGCTGATTTCGACCGTGCCCGGCTTCTTCGGGACCGTGCTGGGGATCCTGCCGACCAACGGCGCGCTGGTCGCGCTGCGATCGCTGCTGACGGGGACGGACGGCCTGGCGTCGGGGATCGTGCAGCTGGTGGTGTGGCTGGGAATCGGGACGCTGGCGATGATCCTGGTGACGGACCGGCGGCGCTCCTTGCCGGGCAGGGAGCTTCGGCTGGCGTAG
- a CDS encoding TetR/AcrR family transcriptional regulator produces MSEGVVTETGVRARTRRAILDAAIETLTKQPSATLADIAAAANVGRTTVHRYFAERSDLIDAISHDALDKISQSTERARLDDGPVPAVLARLCQEYFEHADIFQLLFTMPDLVTRPEWAEESDDDRRLLRLIERGHAEGSIDPAMTKEWLLQLLWSLLYTAWELVREKTPKHEALTLCLRSLEKVIAVD; encoded by the coding sequence ATGAGTGAGGGTGTGGTCACCGAGACGGGTGTCCGGGCGAGGACCCGGCGCGCGATCCTGGACGCGGCCATCGAGACGTTGACCAAGCAGCCGAGCGCCACGCTGGCCGACATCGCGGCGGCGGCGAACGTCGGGCGCACCACGGTGCACCGGTACTTCGCGGAGCGTTCGGACCTGATCGACGCCATCAGTCACGACGCGCTGGACAAGATCTCCCAGAGCACCGAACGGGCCCGGCTCGACGACGGCCCGGTCCCGGCGGTGCTCGCCCGGCTGTGCCAGGAGTACTTCGAGCACGCCGACATCTTCCAGTTGCTGTTCACCATGCCGGATCTGGTGACCCGGCCAGAATGGGCGGAGGAGAGCGACGACGACCGTCGCCTGCTGCGGCTCATCGAACGCGGGCACGCCGAGGGCTCGATCGATCCGGCGATGACGAAGGAGTGGTTGCTGCAACTGCTCTGGAGCCTGCTCTACACGGCGTGGGAACTGGTGCGCGAGAAGACGCCGAAGCACGAGGCGCTCACGTTGTGCCTGCGCAGCCTGGAAAAGGTCATCGCGGTCGACTGA
- a CDS encoding ABC transporter ATP-binding protein, translating into MKTPRLKVLWSFARPHKGALAIGLLLALLGSAAGLATPMVTKWVLDSLGSSASLAGPVLALAGLMVVGAVIWLGQWILLGTVGERVVLKARESMVRRFFRATIPVITKRPTGELVTRVTSDTVLLREAASSSVIGLINGVVMLVGTLVLMSVLDPVLLATTVAAVLVVIALFTWLMPAIAKEQEKAQDRVGRLGGVLEGALRAIRTVKASRAEARQSERILVDAEAAAAHGVRAVRREAVAWVVAWTGIQAATLVILGLGAWRVDAGLLEVSSLIAFLLYAFALMEPITELSQNMTALQAGIAAAGRIREMDALEVEEDRAPARTEPSGEQGGPVLELRGVTAGYGGDPALRQVSLKIPRRGHTAIVGPSGAGKTTMLSLIMRFVRPESGSLLLDGREYADLPYADVRTRLAYVEQETPIVPGTIRENLLFTHPDATEEEVRRVLEEVRLSDKIAALDDGLDTPLSSTSVSGGERQRIALARAILRTPDVVLLDEATAQVDGRTESAIHDCIRRLAREGAVVTVAHRLSTVIDADTIVVMEEGRVRASGSHEHLLATDTLYRELVEALRIAGEGAPVPG; encoded by the coding sequence ATGAAAACTCCACGATTGAAGGTGCTGTGGTCGTTCGCGCGACCGCACAAGGGGGCACTGGCGATCGGCCTGCTACTCGCCCTGCTCGGTTCGGCGGCCGGTCTCGCCACGCCCATGGTCACGAAGTGGGTGCTCGACTCACTCGGTTCGTCGGCGTCGCTGGCGGGCCCCGTGCTGGCGTTGGCGGGCCTGATGGTGGTCGGCGCGGTGATCTGGCTGGGGCAATGGATCCTGCTCGGCACCGTCGGCGAGCGGGTGGTGCTGAAGGCGCGGGAATCGATGGTGCGGCGGTTCTTCCGCGCGACGATCCCGGTGATCACGAAGCGGCCGACGGGGGAATTGGTCACCCGCGTCACCTCGGACACGGTGCTCCTGCGCGAGGCGGCGTCGTCCAGCGTGATCGGCCTGATCAACGGCGTGGTGATGCTCGTCGGCACCCTGGTGCTGATGAGCGTGCTCGACCCGGTGCTGCTGGCGACGACGGTGGCGGCCGTGCTCGTGGTGATCGCGTTGTTCACGTGGCTCATGCCGGCCATCGCGAAGGAACAGGAGAAGGCGCAGGACCGCGTAGGCCGTCTCGGCGGCGTGCTCGAAGGCGCGCTACGGGCGATCCGCACGGTGAAGGCCAGCCGCGCGGAAGCCCGGCAGTCCGAGCGGATCCTGGTCGACGCGGAAGCCGCCGCCGCGCACGGTGTCCGCGCGGTGCGACGGGAGGCCGTCGCCTGGGTGGTGGCCTGGACGGGTATCCAGGCCGCCACCCTGGTGATCCTCGGCCTCGGCGCCTGGCGGGTCGACGCGGGCCTGCTCGAGGTGTCGAGCCTCATCGCGTTCCTGCTGTACGCGTTCGCGCTGATGGAGCCGATCACCGAACTGAGCCAGAACATGACCGCGTTGCAGGCGGGGATCGCCGCGGCCGGGCGGATCCGGGAGATGGACGCGCTCGAGGTGGAAGAGGACCGGGCGCCTGCCCGGACGGAGCCGTCGGGCGAGCAGGGCGGCCCGGTACTGGAACTGCGCGGGGTGACCGCGGGCTACGGCGGCGACCCGGCGCTGCGGCAGGTGTCGCTGAAGATCCCGAGGCGCGGGCACACCGCGATCGTCGGGCCGTCCGGCGCGGGCAAGACCACGATGCTGTCGCTGATCATGCGGTTCGTGCGGCCGGAGTCGGGTTCACTGCTGCTGGACGGACGCGAGTACGCGGACCTGCCGTACGCGGATGTGCGGACCCGGCTGGCCTACGTCGAGCAGGAGACGCCGATCGTGCCGGGGACGATCCGGGAGAACCTGCTCTTCACCCACCCCGACGCGACCGAGGAAGAGGTGCGGCGGGTGCTCGAAGAGGTCCGGCTGAGCGACAAGATCGCCGCGCTCGACGACGGACTGGACACGCCGCTTTCGTCGACCTCGGTGTCCGGCGGGGAACGGCAGCGGATCGCGCTGGCCAGGGCGATCCTGCGCACGCCGGACGTGGTGCTGCTGGACGAGGCGACCGCGCAGGTCGACGGCCGGACCGAGAGCGCGATCCACGACTGCATCCGGCGGCTGGCCCGTGAGGGCGCCGTGGTCACCGTGGCGCACCGGCTGTCCACGGTGATCGACGCGGACACCATCGTGGTGATGGAGGAAGGCCGCGTCCGGGCGAGCGGTAGCCATGAGCACCTGCTCGCCACCGACACGCTGTACCGGGAGCTGGTGGAGGCGCTGCGGATCGCGGGGGAGGGCGCCCCTGTTCCCGGCTGA
- a CDS encoding CPBP family intramembrane glutamic endopeptidase encodes MTEKPVRAWGILFGGLAVFVAAPALLLATGHDTIKPSADSDKALSLAGALIPALAGMLLTHGIPLHAPKPLPDATDRGRLRKQATALALIAFLWPPALFLVSAAGQQALVRDIWALAKPLVFLALPLLLLRTRGEPDPFRLTWLPRQTWRWLAPIPAVLVFGWLSVLGPLAPPLPTAEDYPDPVYLAVGATLTFFTANVLEEVFFRGMLQTRLEALFGRWPGILLSALLFAWLHLPTHGQGSLPLTLGAIVAFQGFFGLFAGYLWSRYRNLWAPIAAHTAMNTLPLLLM; translated from the coding sequence GTGACAGAAAAACCGGTACGCGCCTGGGGAATCCTCTTCGGCGGGCTCGCGGTGTTCGTGGCCGCACCCGCGCTGCTGCTGGCGACCGGGCACGACACGATCAAGCCGTCCGCGGATTCGGACAAGGCGCTTTCCCTTGCCGGAGCCCTGATTCCGGCGCTGGCCGGGATGCTGCTGACCCACGGGATCCCGCTCCACGCGCCGAAACCGCTCCCCGACGCGACCGACCGGGGCAGGCTCCGGAAGCAGGCGACGGCCTTGGCGCTCATCGCTTTCCTGTGGCCGCCGGCGTTGTTCCTGGTTTCGGCCGCGGGTCAACAGGCGCTGGTCCGCGACATCTGGGCACTCGCCAAGCCGCTCGTGTTCTTGGCGCTGCCGCTGCTTCTCCTGCGCACGCGAGGGGAACCCGATCCCTTCCGGCTGACGTGGCTACCCCGGCAGACCTGGCGATGGCTCGCGCCGATTCCGGCGGTGCTCGTGTTCGGCTGGCTCTCCGTCCTCGGCCCGCTCGCGCCGCCGCTCCCCACCGCGGAGGACTACCCGGATCCGGTGTACCTGGCCGTCGGCGCCACGCTGACCTTCTTCACCGCGAACGTCCTCGAAGAGGTCTTCTTCCGCGGCATGCTGCAGACCCGGCTGGAGGCGCTTTTCGGGCGGTGGCCGGGAATCCTGCTGTCGGCCCTGCTGTTCGCCTGGTTGCACCTGCCGACGCACGGACAGGGCTCACTCCCGCTCACCCTGGGCGCGATCGTGGCCTTCCAAGGGTTCTTCGGCCTGTTCGCCGGCTATCTGTGGTCGCGCTACCGCAACCTGTGGGCGCCGATCGCCGCGCACACGGCGATGAACACCCTGCCCCTGTTGCTGATGTGA
- a CDS encoding TetR/AcrR family transcriptional regulator codes for MSPRKAAALRHAEDGRSLREHLIGTAADLISAHGTAELTVRVIARAAGVADGVLYNHFADKEELLADALAEHVRRVEAGLGELPDPGSATVEANLRAHVAYGLALHKEILPAFAGLLARPVVLARFGERTGDGETWRDRLAGYLRAERELGRLDGDVGAAAAMLVGVCHETVLSALLPHGPSVTGSPEVEAVVRTVLEGIAAR; via the coding sequence ATGTCACCGAGAAAAGCGGCCGCCCTGCGCCACGCGGAAGACGGCCGGAGCCTGCGCGAGCACCTGATCGGCACCGCTGCGGACCTGATTTCCGCGCACGGCACCGCGGAACTCACGGTGCGGGTGATCGCGCGTGCGGCTGGAGTCGCCGATGGCGTGCTGTACAACCATTTCGCCGACAAGGAGGAGTTGCTCGCCGACGCACTGGCCGAACACGTACGGAGAGTAGAAGCCGGACTCGGCGAGCTGCCCGACCCCGGTTCGGCTACGGTCGAGGCCAATCTCCGTGCTCACGTGGCGTACGGGTTGGCTCTGCACAAGGAGATCCTGCCCGCGTTCGCCGGGCTGCTGGCCCGTCCCGTCGTGCTCGCGCGGTTCGGGGAACGGACAGGCGACGGCGAGACCTGGCGCGATCGTCTCGCCGGATACCTGCGGGCGGAAAGGGAACTGGGCAGGCTGGACGGCGATGTCGGCGCGGCGGCGGCGATGCTGGTCGGTGTCTGCCACGAAACAGTGCTCTCCGCTCTGCTTCCGCACGGCCCCTCGGTGACCGGTTCGCCGGAGGTGGAGGCCGTGGTCAGGACGGTGCTGGAGGGTATCGCGGCCCGATGA
- a CDS encoding class I SAM-dependent methyltransferase, protein MSGIVNTAQSEAWNGYEGRHWAEHDERYDAVNSGFNEFLFDAAGIGERDRVLDIGCGNGQVTRLAAVRAPLGGSTGIDLSAPMLATARARAEAEGVANVVFEQGDVQVFPFGDGVFDVALSRFAVTFFADPVAAFANVRRALKPGGRLAFLCMTALAGTDLGAVFGALAPFLPTPTGEDGTGPTAFADPARVRSVLTGAGFRDVACDRVEADQVWGRDVPDAAGFIADWGPVKYHLGQVSAEAANSVREALSAALGPFEGSGGVRLRGAAWLVRAKS, encoded by the coding sequence ATGTCCGGCATCGTCAACACCGCGCAGTCCGAGGCGTGGAACGGCTACGAGGGACGGCACTGGGCCGAGCACGACGAGCGCTACGACGCGGTGAACAGTGGGTTCAACGAATTCCTGTTCGACGCCGCCGGAATCGGCGAGCGGGACCGGGTGCTCGACATCGGCTGCGGCAACGGGCAGGTGACCAGGCTCGCCGCCGTCCGTGCGCCCCTCGGGGGATCGACCGGGATCGACCTGTCCGCGCCGATGCTCGCCACGGCGCGGGCGCGCGCGGAGGCCGAAGGTGTCGCGAACGTGGTGTTCGAACAGGGTGATGTCCAGGTCTTCCCGTTCGGGGACGGGGTTTTCGACGTCGCGCTCAGCCGGTTCGCGGTGACGTTCTTCGCCGATCCGGTCGCCGCTTTCGCGAACGTCCGCCGGGCGCTGAAACCGGGCGGCAGGCTCGCCTTTCTGTGCATGACCGCGCTCGCCGGAACCGATCTCGGTGCAGTTTTCGGTGCACTGGCGCCGTTTCTGCCGACCCCGACCGGCGAGGACGGCACGGGCCCGACGGCGTTCGCAGACCCGGCGCGGGTTCGCTCGGTGCTGACCGGTGCCGGGTTCCGCGATGTCGCCTGCGACCGTGTCGAGGCGGACCAGGTGTGGGGAAGGGATGTGCCCGACGCGGCCGGATTCATCGCGGACTGGGGTCCGGTCAAGTACCACCTCGGCCAGGTGAGCGCCGAAGCGGCGAACAGTGTCCGAGAAGCGCTTTCCGCCGCGCTAGGGCCTTTTGAGGGTTCCGGCGGTGTCCGGTTGCGCGGCGCCGCCTGGCTGGTCAGGGCGAAATCCTGA
- a CDS encoding NAD(P)-dependent alcohol dehydrogenase translates to MTTTTHAIAAPSPGAALSPTTIERRDLRPDDVLIDIAYAGICHSDIHQVKEDWGSAIFPMVPGHEIAGVVAAVGSDVTKYRVGDRVGVGCMVDSCGECEYCLAGTEQFCVKGNIQTYNGVGFDGENTYGGYSRQIVVKDAFVCRIPERIGLDVAAPLLCAGITTYSPLNRWGAGPGKKVAVVGLGGLGHMAVKIAVAMGAEVTVLSQSLKKQEDGLKLGAKDYFATGDASTFKTLRGRFDLILNTVSATLPVDSYLGMLRVGGAMVNVGAPGEPLSYNAFSLLGGNRVLAGSMIGGIAETQEMLDFCAEHGIGAEIETISADQVNVAYDRVENSDVRYRFVIDAATIGA, encoded by the coding sequence ATGACGACGACCACGCACGCCATCGCCGCGCCGTCCCCGGGCGCCGCTCTGTCGCCGACGACGATCGAGCGTCGCGACCTGCGTCCGGACGACGTGTTGATCGACATCGCGTACGCGGGGATCTGCCACAGCGACATCCACCAGGTGAAGGAGGACTGGGGCAGCGCGATCTTCCCGATGGTCCCCGGTCACGAGATCGCCGGCGTCGTCGCGGCGGTCGGCTCCGACGTGACGAAGTACCGGGTCGGCGACCGCGTCGGGGTCGGCTGCATGGTCGATTCCTGTGGCGAGTGCGAATACTGTCTCGCGGGCACCGAGCAGTTCTGCGTAAAGGGGAACATCCAGACGTACAACGGTGTCGGGTTCGACGGCGAGAACACCTACGGCGGTTACAGCAGGCAGATCGTCGTGAAGGACGCCTTCGTCTGCCGTATCCCGGAACGGATCGGCCTCGACGTCGCCGCTCCGCTGCTGTGCGCGGGCATCACCACCTACTCCCCGCTGAACCGCTGGGGCGCCGGGCCGGGCAAGAAGGTCGCCGTCGTCGGCCTCGGCGGGCTCGGCCACATGGCGGTCAAGATCGCGGTCGCCATGGGCGCCGAGGTCACCGTGCTCAGCCAGAGCCTGAAGAAGCAGGAAGACGGCCTGAAGCTGGGTGCGAAGGACTACTTCGCGACCGGTGACGCGTCGACGTTCAAGACGCTGCGCGGCCGCTTCGACCTGATCCTCAATACCGTTTCCGCGACGCTGCCCGTCGATTCCTACCTCGGCATGCTGCGGGTCGGCGGGGCGATGGTGAACGTCGGTGCGCCCGGCGAACCGTTGTCGTACAACGCCTTCTCGCTGCTCGGCGGGAACAGGGTGCTCGCCGGTTCGATGATCGGCGGAATCGCCGAGACCCAGGAGATGCTCGACTTCTGCGCCGAGCACGGGATCGGCGCGGAGATCGAGACGATCTCGGCCGACCAGGTGAACGTGGCCTACGACCGGGTCGAGAACAGCGACGTCCGGTACCGGTTCGTCATCGACGCGGCGACCATCGGCGCCTGA